A single genomic interval of Pan paniscus chromosome 18, NHGRI_mPanPan1-v2.0_pri, whole genome shotgun sequence harbors:
- the MCRIP2 gene encoding MAPK regulated corepressor interacting protein 2 isoform X1, translating into MYTITKGPSKLVAQRRTGPTQQQVEGRLGELLKCRQPAPPTSQPPRAQPFAQPPGPWPLSSPGPRLVFNRVNGRRAPSTSPSFEGTQETYTVAHEENVRFVSEAWQQVQQQLDGGPAGEGGPRPVQYVERTPNPRLQNFVPIDLDEWWAQQFLARITSCS; encoded by the exons ATGTACACCATCACCAAGGGGCCCAGCAAGCTGGTCGCGCAGCGCCGCACAG GTCCCACGCAGCAGCAGGTGGAGGGCCGGCTCGGCGAGCTCCTGAAATGCCGGCAGCCCGCGCCGCCGACCTCGCAGCCCCCGCGGGCGCAGCCCTTTGCGCAGCCGCCGGGACCCTGGCCCCTGTCGAG TCCAGGGCCAAGGCTTGTGTTCAATCGTGTGAATGGCCGGCGGGCCCCCTCCACGTCCCCATCCTTCGAGGGGACCCAGGAGACCTACACAGTGGCCCACGAGGAGAATGTCCGCTTTGTGTCCGAAG CCTGGCAGCAGGTGCAACAGCAGCTGGATGGTGGCCCAGCCGGTGAGGGCGGGCCAAGGCCTGTGCAGTACGTGGAGAGGACCCCCAATCCCCGGCTGCAGA ACTTTGTGCCCATTGACCTAGACGAGTGGTGGGCGCAGCAGTTCCTGGCGAGAATCACCAGCTGTTCCTAG
- the MCRIP2 gene encoding MAPK regulated corepressor interacting protein 2 isoform X2, translating into MYTITKGPSKLVAQRRTGPTQQQVEGRLGELLKCRQPAPPTSQPPRAQPFAQPPGPWPLSSPGPRLVFNRVNGRRAPSTSPSFEGTQETYTVAHEENVRFVSEDFVPIDLDEWWAQQFLARITSCS; encoded by the exons ATGTACACCATCACCAAGGGGCCCAGCAAGCTGGTCGCGCAGCGCCGCACAG GTCCCACGCAGCAGCAGGTGGAGGGCCGGCTCGGCGAGCTCCTGAAATGCCGGCAGCCCGCGCCGCCGACCTCGCAGCCCCCGCGGGCGCAGCCCTTTGCGCAGCCGCCGGGACCCTGGCCCCTGTCGAG TCCAGGGCCAAGGCTTGTGTTCAATCGTGTGAATGGCCGGCGGGCCCCCTCCACGTCCCCATCCTTCGAGGGGACCCAGGAGACCTACACAGTGGCCCACGAGGAGAATGTCCGCTTTGTGTCCGAAG ACTTTGTGCCCATTGACCTAGACGAGTGGTGGGCGCAGCAGTTCCTGGCGAGAATCACCAGCTGTTCCTAG